One window of the Megalops cyprinoides isolate fMegCyp1 chromosome 2, fMegCyp1.pri, whole genome shotgun sequence genome contains the following:
- the tdrd5 gene encoding tudor domain-containing protein 5, with product MSQEQLLSGLKKDVRSLLLSAKNGLSPEQLKKDYFTMLGHPLPLRTHGFRTVMDMVKDMPDVVAVDYLADGTMVLKVIGDSSTKGIEELVAKQRNPKPKLAVRKAGVGSCFPHHPQHTPLLPRRGHAPPALPVQLRSQLRQLLAQGPVTLSELEPSFARRFGRPLQVTHYGFYSIAEMLSAAADIVAVKQSRTGSLLTLKRTIKPLTQALSSALSPQQSTRNAAKPPPNTGENVLLSSNHRNTPELPQEVSPSSKLEEGNQWLLSLSVIQLEKELRNGILESGAAGTVSLELKERLRQVIAQNHEGLSIHNLPEEFKRVFAEDLPVAQCGFLSVTEMVSALSDSLYLQPGPEEDANSWIVKDNQYRNTKQGREEGNALCATESMNPSKGSFYLNSEESRWEKMGERDEPSQILRDDTDTRVTTKTFSQLADMFPAVAVQVRGALVPPDAIRGERLRPPTRRRERELVPVLVERVESPSHFYVRFHETREARKLETMMIEMRSCYSSPEVAERYRLPAAYVRPGQVCCLAPHGLWLYRVLIHRVLSESQVEVYYVDFGDLSTADRSSLKFLKSCYSELPAQAVPSSLTGVRPTSGSWSTSAVSYFRKLCCERALVAAVHSYHEDVLHLFLCDTHTEEDVYVHTALQTKGHAFSCTSSFSRVMSGPFNPVTMYMGTGMLEELTVPDSATECSSVSSNGHSPDHSNWSESRNKLVSTRMVPSLTGRRMIMYCTSKFRNTVVCVSSMCTCWQGASLDSRTKVTEDDEDLPDLPELEFIDIPEVSSPAQQRERNNLFGALVCKDYSDWDKGWTPDTTAEDANPKPESHTAPPCPAPKDSAEEGPLQEGCVMETPPAAPTQPALPPAQQPPATKALSPLVPGRARTQSCSGGVSGVALQQQTSSFVFPWLRYTSPTVLGPSARLAAGAHHLNWSPYKIA from the exons ATGTCTCAAGAGCAATTGCTCTCTGGACTGAAGAAGGATGTGCGCTCTCTCTTGCTATCTGCTAAGAATGGCCTGTCACCTGAGCAGCTGAAGAAGGACTACTTTACCATGCTGGGCCATCCACTGCCCCTCAGGACTCATGGCTTCCGAACTGTGATGGACATGGTCAAGGACATGCCTGACGTGGTTGCTGTGGACTACTTGGCAGATGGAACCATGGTGCTGAAGG TGATTGGAGACAGTAGCACTAAAGGCATTGAAGAGCTGGTGGCCAAACAGCGCAACCCAAAGCCGAAATTGGCGGTACGGAAGGCAGGTGTGGGGTCCTGCTTCCCCCATCATCCGCAGcacacccctctgctcccccGGCGAGGTCACGCGCCCCCAGCCTTACCTGTACAGTTGCGCAGCCAGCTGCGCCAGCTGCTCGCTCAGGGGCCAGTCACCCTGTCAGAACTGGAGCCCTCCTTTGCGCGGCGATTCGGCCGACCTTTGCAGGTGACACACTATGGCTTTTACTCCATCGCCGAAATGCTGTCCGCTGCCGCCGACATTGTGGCCGTCAAGCAGAGCCGGACGGGGTCTCTCCTGACACTCAAGCGCACCATAAAGCCGCTGACACAAGCTCTGTCATCAGCACTGTCACCACAGCAGTCAACACGAAACGCAGCCAaaccccctccaaacacag GGGAAAATGTTCTGCTCTCCAGCAATCACAGAAACACGCCAGAGCTCCCACAGGAAGTGAGCCCGAGCAGCAAACTGGAGGAAGGGA ATCAatggctgctgtctctgtctgtcattcagCTGGAAAAGGAGCTCAGGAACGGGATTCTGGAGAGTGGTGCTGCAGGCACCGTCAGTCTAGAACTGAAAGAACGGCTTCGCCAG GTTATAGCACAAAACCATGAGGGTCTCTCCATACACAATCTTCCTGAAGAGTTCAAG AGAGTGTTTGCTGAAGACCTTCCTGTGGCTCAGTGTGGTTTCCTGAGTGTGACGGAGATGGTGAGCGCCCTCAGTGATAGTCTGTACCTCCAGCCAGGGCCTGAAGAGGATGCGAACAGCTGGATTGTCAAAGACAATCAATATAGGAACACTAAGCAAG gaagagaggagggtAATGCACTTTGTGCCACTGAGTCCATGAACCCCTCCAAGGGCAGCTTCTACTTGAACAGCGAGGAGTCTCGCTGGGAAAAGATGGGCGAAAGAGATGAGCCCTCGCAGATCCTGAGGGACGACACTGACACTAGGGTCACCACAAAGACCTTCAGTCAG tTGGCGGACATGTTCCCAGCCGTGGCTGTACAGGTGAGGGGTGCACTGGTGCCTCCGGACGCCATACGTGGGGAGCGGCTGAGGCCCCCGACGCGCAGACGGGAGCGGGAGCTGGTGCCTGTGCTGGTGGAGAGGGTGGAGTCTCCCAGCCACTTCTACGTGCGCTTCCACGAGACCCGGGAGGCCCGGAAGCTGGAGACCATGATGATAGAAATGAG GAGCTGCTATTCCTCCCCAGAGGTTGCAGAGCGCTACCGGCTCCCCGCGGCCTATGTGCGCCCGGGCCAGGTGTGCTGCCTAGCACCTCACGGCCTCTGGTTGTACCGCGTGCTGATCCACCGCGTGCTGAGCGAGAGCCAGGTGGAAGTGTACTACGTGGACTTTGGGGATCTCAGCACTGCTGACAGAAGCAGCCTGAAATTCCTCAA GTCCTGCTATTCAGAGCTCCCGGCACAGGCGGTCCCGTCCTCACTGACTGGGGTCAGGCCCACTAGT GGCAGCTGGAGCACGAGCGCTGTGAGCTACTTCCGGAAGCTGTGCTGTGAGCGCGCCCTGGTGGCCGCCGTCCACAGCTACCACGAGGATGTGCTGCACCTCTTCCTGTGCGACACCCACACCGAGGAGGACGTTTATGTGCACACTGCGCTGCAGACCAAGGGCCACGCCTTCTCCTGCACCAGCTCCTTCAGCAGAGTG ATGTCAGGACCGTTCAACCCAGTGACCATGTATATGGGGACAGGAATGCTGGAGGAATTGACGGTGCCAGACTCTGCTACTGAGTGCAGTTCAGTCTCCTCTAATGGGCACAGTCCAGATCACAGCAATTGGTCTGAGTCTCGCAACAAGCTGGTCTCTACGCGAATGGTACCTTCCTTGACTGGCAGACGGATGATCATGTATTG TACTTCCAAGTTCAGAAACACT GTGGTTTGTGTCTCTAGCATGTGTACGTGTTGGCAGGGTGCCTCTCTGGACAGCAGGACCAAAGTGACAGAAGATGATGAGGACTTGCCTGACCTCCCAGAACTGGAGTTCATTGACATCCCCGAAGTCAGCAGCCCAGCCCAG cagagagagaggaataacCTGTTTGGAGCGCTGGTATGTAAGGACTACAGTGACTGGGATAAGGGCTGGACACCTGACACTACCGCGGAGGATGCTAATCCCAAGCctgagtcacacacagcccCG CCGTGCCCCGCGCCGAAGGACTCCGCTGAGGAGGGTCCGTTGCAGGAGGGGTGCGTGATGGAGACGCCCCCCGCAGCACCCACACAGCCGGCGCTTCCGCCAGCACAGCAGCCCCCTGCCACCAAAGCCCTCAGCCCACTCGTCCCAGGCCGGGCgcgcacacagagctgcagcggAG GTGTGTCCGGGGTGGCTCTGCAGCAGCAGACCTCCAGCTTCGTGTTCCCCTGGCTGCGCTACACCTCACCCACCGTACTGGGACCTTCCGCTCGCCTGGCTGCCGGCGCGCACCACCTCAACTGGTCTCCTTACAAGATAGCATGA